The Pseudodesulfovibrio cashew genomic sequence GTTGCGCTTTGTTACAGCATTGGCTATGTAACCCTCCGGTCCAATCCCGGACCGGCAAGAATCATCTGATATGAGGTACCGCAATGATCAGACCTGATTTCAAGAAAATGGATGGGTTGATACCCGCCATCGCCCAGGATGCCGAAACCGGCGAGATCCTGATGATGGCCTACATGAATGAACAGTCCTGGGACAAAACCCTGGAGACCGGCGAGGCCCATTATTGGAGCCGCAGCCGCAAGACGCTATGGCATAAGGGCGGTACCTCGGGCCATACGCAGAAGGTGAAGTCCATCCGCATCGATTGCGACGACGACACCTTGGTGCTTCTCATCGACCAGATCGGCGGCGCGGCCTGTCACAAGGGCTATCGCTCCTGCTTTTATCGCGAACTCAAGGATGGCGAGGTGACGCAGTGCGCCCCTCTCGTCTTCGACCCCAAAGAGGTATATAAATAATGTCTGAACAATTTCTTCGACTCGGTGTCCCCAAAGGCTCCC encodes the following:
- the hisI gene encoding phosphoribosyl-AMP cyclohydrolase, yielding MIRPDFKKMDGLIPAIAQDAETGEILMMAYMNEQSWDKTLETGEAHYWSRSRKTLWHKGGTSGHTQKVKSIRIDCDDDTLVLLIDQIGGAACHKGYRSCFYRELKDGEVTQCAPLVFDPKEVYK